The Clostridium aceticum genomic interval AAAACATACATTTTCAAAAGTAACATCTCCTTTAGGGTATTTCATGTCAATAGCATCCTCGATATCAGTGGGCTCTTCTTTTAAGTCCAATATTTCAAAAACCCGTTCTGCTCCTGCCAGGGCAGACTGAATCGTATTAAACATACCTGCAATAGCGTTTAATGGAAAGGCAAATTGTTTAGAATAACTCATAAAGCTAACAACCGTCCCAACGGTCACACCATATCCTATCGTCAATACTCCCCCAACAATCGCTATTCCTGCAAAAACGAAATTGTTAATTACATTTAAAAGTGGCATCATATATCCAGACCATACCTGCGCCCTTTTACTGCTTTCATATAGCATTTCATTAATTTTTTCAAACTCCTTTAGAACATCCTCTTGCTTTCCAAATGCTTTGACCATTTTAAGACCCAATATATTTTCCTCAATCACACCATTAAGTGAACCTAGACTTCGCTGCTGTGCCGAAAAATAAGCACGGCTTTGAGATGCAATGGTGCGACTTAAAAGTGCCACAAGGGGAACGCATAGTAAGATAACAAGGGTCAGAGGTATATTTAGTTTGATCATAACAACCAAAGAGCCCCCTAAGGTTAACACACTGGATATTAATTGTGTAGTTGTTTGTGCAATAGTGGAACTGATACTGTCTATGTCATTTGTTATTCTGCTCATGGTATCACCATGGGAGCGTGTATCGTAGAAATTCAATGGAAGCCTCTGCATTTTTTGAAAAAACTCTGTGCGCAGCGCATACACAAGCTTTTGTGAAACTCGAAGCATAATCATGCCATTAATATATGAGATCAGCCAATTAGCTATATGCAAAGCACCAATGATTAGTAGTAAATTTATCAGTATTTCTGTACCCACTGTTCTAGTCTGGATTTGAAAGGTGTTGAAGGTCCTTCCTATAAAATAAGGAATGGCAACAGAGATTGCTGATGAAAATACTGTAAGTATCATGGCTAAAAAAATTGTTTTCCCCCAACGCATATATATCTTTAGAACACGTATTAAGGTATCTTTTGTATTTTTAGCCTTCACAGTTGATGCAAACCGATTGGCGCCACGCCCCCCTGGTTTGCCACCAATAGAGGGTACCTTTACTTCTTGATTAGATACTTGTTGTGCCATAGATTACACCTCCCTACTGCCCTCTATTTGTGTTTTGTAAATGTCTCGATAAATTTCGCAGTTTTCCATAAGTGCATCATGGGTACCATATCCCACCTTCACCCCATTGTCCATTACCAATATTCGATCTGCAAACATAGCTGTTCCACAGCGCTGAGTAACGGTAATGACTATCTGGTTTCTTGCTTTAGCCTTTAGATTTTCCCGTACCTTTGCTTCCGTTACTGCATCAAGAGCACTGGTTGCGTCATCTAATATAAGTATAGGGGAATTTCTCAGTATTCCCCGGGCTATAGAAATACGCTGTTTTTGACCCCCTGAAATATTAACACCACCCCTCCCTAGAATACCTTCATAACCTCCTGGCATCTGTAGAATAAATTCTGCTTGTGCAGTGGCTACAGCTTCCTGCATCATTTCATCAGTGGCCTC includes:
- a CDS encoding ABC transporter ATP-binding protein is translated as MAQQVSNQEVKVPSIGGKPGGRGANRFASTVKAKNTKDTLIRVLKIYMRWGKTIFLAMILTVFSSAISVAIPYFIGRTFNTFQIQTRTVGTEILINLLLIIGALHIANWLISYINGMIMLRVSQKLVYALRTEFFQKMQRLPLNFYDTRSHGDTMSRITNDIDSISSTIAQTTTQLISSVLTLGGSLVVMIKLNIPLTLVILLCVPLVALLSRTIASQSRAYFSAQQRSLGSLNGVIEENILGLKMVKAFGKQEDVLKEFEKINEMLYESSKRAQVWSGYMMPLLNVINNFVFAGIAIVGGVLTIGYGVTVGTVVSFMSYSKQFAFPLNAIAGMFNTIQSALAGAERVFEILDLKEEPTDIEDAIDMKYPKGDVTFENVCFSYDKHTPVLKNVSFRAKAGEIVALVGETGAGKTTIVNLLTRFYDVDSGKILIDGKPITTLKRSSLRKCFSVVLQDTCLFTGTIMDNIRYSQKNATDEEVIKAAQIARAHDFINKLPKGYHTMVSGVSDNLSQGQRQLISIARAVLCDSPILILDEATSSVDTKTEKDIQHALLGLMKNRTSFLVAHRLSTIRDADHIMVIGDGQIIESGNHESLMKEERQYYRMVMSQIGM